CTTCATGACTTGAGAAGCCACGGATACTTTTTTGCATCTCATATCCCTGCAGTCGGATCGAGTCAGCTTCAGTATGAGAAAGTATTGTCGCTGGAACAGAGTGAGTATGAAACACGGAAGTAATAGAAGAGTCCTGTGAGTAGAGCGCTGCATGAACAAGAGTCTCTGCAGAAGGTCGCTGAGAGGATGCTATGCTTTGTCCTCCATCTGGCACTCGACATAAAAGAAAATGCTCAGGAGTAAGAGATTCTTTATCCACACCAGAACAGGTAATAAAAAACTCTGCCTCAGATATTCTGACCGAGAAGTTTCCCCCAGTAGCAGGTGTTAGCCCTTTGCCAGATATGCGTGTAATCGCCTCACAGAGCTCCAAGAGTGTGTCGCGATGCTGTTCAGGGGTGGTCATAATGGCACTCACATTCTGTTATGTTCTGCGAGGGTTATCATAGGCAGGGAGATGGCGAGAATCCAGCTTTTTGCCCATTTCCACTTCGAGTTTTTACCTTCTTCCAGTACTCTATGAGAGGAAGAGGGGATATCCTGTACAGATTGAGAGCATATTCATAGATTTTCGTATTGCTCTTTGAGACGTGAGGGGACAGCGCTATTTTCAGCGAAAGAGTTGAAAATATGGAGAAATCTCTCATCCCCAATATTAAAACCTTCGATGTACTAGACATGCCCGAGTCAGATACGAAACCTCAACTTTACTCGCTTATTTACGGCAGGGAAGTTCTTAGCGATGTTGCTGGAACGTATTACTCTTTCCTCAAGATACCGAGGACCGCTGAATTCGCGGAAACCGTGCAGACGTTGTTTGAAGAAGCAAAGCACTCCTTTTCATTTGAACTCTTTGCAAGGCGTCAGGTCGTAGAGTATGGCATCACGTGTTCGCCACGCGATCGAGAGCAGATGATGAGTAGTTTTCATCTTGTTTTTCCGAGTAGCCGTATCCAGCAACGGGAAGATTATACCAAAGA
This genomic window from bacterium contains:
- the mtnB gene encoding methylthioribulose 1-phosphate dehydratase translates to MTTPEQHRDTLLELCEAITRISGKGLTPATGGNFSVRISEAEFFITCSGVDKESLTPEHFLLCRVPDGGQSIASSQRPSAETLVHAALYSQDSSITSVFHTHSVPATILSHTEADSIRLQGYEMQKSIRGFSSHEDTLEIPLLANTQDMNSVNKVLTSSWQRFSQTPGFILKRHGLYAWGNSIFEATRHTEGFEFLLQCELHTAGEIPLMTREA